A section of the Amblyomma americanum isolate KBUSLIRL-KWMA chromosome 2, ASM5285725v1, whole genome shotgun sequence genome encodes:
- the LOC144121293 gene encoding anoctamin-7-like isoform X11, translating to MGPVPNQAPLFFRDGKRRIDYVLVYEDSEGARLGKHDEWRSTFMANLRQAGLDMEEELVEGESKSTHFIKLSVPWPVLLRYAEELCLRAPLQAHPNPSVNWSAGVLAALRIPNIMEAEVPNKPLDYYTCTFKRSKLDRFLGSDNQDEYFTVTQRVCVAYEILQTARYGARRKAQIGIDRLIEEGVYTAAFPLHEGDYRKPSGNVPPNLWNRRQVLYEFWARWSCWYKYQPLDHIREYFGEKIGIYFAWLGFYTGWLLPAAAVGFLVFLYGIFTIGNDGPTNEICNSDQKYRMCPRCDEKYGCDYWYISDNCIFTKITYLFDHPGTVFYAIFVSFWAVTFLEYWKRKSASLAHHWDCMDFEEEEERPRPEFAARASHVERNPITGAKEPAFPARVRKQRIAAGVAILLLMIALVLVFMVSVIVYRVLVSIPLFRSQSFKGLASVIASSSGAFVNLIFIMILGKVYERLAYRLTQWEMHRTQTDFDNNLTLKVFLFQFVNFYSSIFYIAFFKGRFVGYPGKYGHLLGLRNEECSGSDCLSELAQQLAVIMVGKQMINNAQEILVPKVKAWWHRHKTKMVYRESLTRWEQDYQLIQNEGLFQEYLEMVLQFGFITIFVAAFPLAPLFALLNNWVEIRLDAQKFVCETRRCVPERAQNIGIWFSILEFLAKAAVISNAFLIAFTSDFLTRTMYRYEFDWDLKGYINFTLAHAPNGSLSLPCRYRDLRDEKGNWTFFHWKLLAVRLAFVIIFEHVVFCVCRLIDLVVPDIPNQLELKIKRERYLAKQALADSETIMKVAQRKDDDDDEEAEPPAV from the exons ATGGGGCCCGTCCCGAACCAGGCGCCGCTATTCTTCCGAGACGGCAAGCGCCGCATAG ACTACGTGCTGGTGTACGAGGACAGCGAAGGAGCGCGGCTGGGAAAGCACGATGAGTGGCGGTCCACATTCATGGCCAACCTGCGGCAGGCCGGACTGGACATGGAGGAG GAGCTGGTGGAGGGCGAAAGCAAGTCTACCCACTTCATCAAGCTGTCGGTGCCGTGGCCCGTGCTGCTGCGGTATGCCGAGGAGCTATGCCTCCGCGCCCCGCTTCAG GCGCACCCCAACCCCAGCGTTAACTGGTCGGCGGGAGTGCTGGCGGCTTTGCGCATCCCAAACATCATGGAGGCCGAGGTGCCCAACAAGCCGCTGGACTACTACACATGCACCTTCAAGCGGTCCAAACTCGACAG GTTCCTGGGCAGCGACAATCAGGACGAGTACTTTACGGTGACGCAACGCGTGTGCGTCGCCTACGAGATCCTGCAGACGGCGCGCTACGGGGCTCGCCGCAAGGCGCAGATCGGCATCGACAGACTCATCGAGGAGGGCGTCTACACGGCCGCGTTTCCCTTGCACGAG GGCGATTACCGGAAGCCCTCGGGAAACGTGCCTCCAAACTTGTGGAACCGGCGCCAGGTGCTGTACGAGTTCTGGGCGCGCTGGTCGTGCTGGTACAAGTACCAGCCCCTGGACCACATCCGGGAGTACTTCGGCGAGAAGATCGGCATCTACTTCGCCTGGCTCG GATTCTACACCGGCTGGCTGCTACCGGCTGCCGCTGTCGGTTTTCTCGTGTTTCTCTACGGCATCTTCACCATTGGCAACGATGGCCCCAC GAACGAAATCTGCAACAGCGACCAAAAGTACCGCATGTGCCCTCGCTGCGACGAGAAGTACGGCTGCGACTACTGGTACATCAGCGACAACTGCATCTTCACCAAGATCACCTACCTCTTCGACCACCCGGGCACCGTGTTCTACGCAATATTCGtctccttctggg CTGTAACGTTCTTGGAGTACTGGAAACGCAAATCAGCCAGCCTGGCCCATCACTGGGATTGCATGGACTTTGAGGAGGAAGAA GAACGACCCCGGCCCGAGTTCGCGGCCAGGGCGTCCCACGTGGAACGCAACCCAATCACGGGTGCCAAGGAGCCCGCCTTCCCAGCCCGCGTCCGCAAGCAAAGGATCGCAGCTGGTGTCGCCATCTTGCTCCTTATG ATCGCGCTGGTGCTGGTGTTCATGGTATCAGTAATCGTGTATCGAGTTCTGGTGTCGATCCCCCTGTTCCGGAGTCAGTCGTTCAAGGGGCTCGCATCGGTCATCGCAAGCAGCTCGGGCGCATTCGTCAACCTCATTTTCATCATGATCCTCGGAAAGGTCTACGAGCGCCTCGCATATCGACTCACCCAATGGG AGATGCACCGCACGCAGACAGACTTCGACAACAACCTCACCCTCAAAGTGTTCCTCTTCCAGTTTGTCAATTTCTACTCGTCCATTTTCTACATCGCCTTCTTCAAGGGCAG GTTCGTTGGTTACCCGGGAAAGTATGGGCACCTTCTTGGCTTACGGAATGAAGAG TGCAGTGGAAGCGACTGCCTGTCGGAGCTGGCCCAACAGCTGGCCGTCATAATGGTGGGCAAGCAAATGATCAACAACGCCCAAGAGATCCTCGTTCC AAAAGTGAAGGCATGGTGGCATCGTCACAAGACCAAGATGGTGTACCGTGAGTCGCTAACGCGCTGGGAGCAGGACTACCAGCTCATCCAGAACGAGGGTCTGTTCCAGGAGTACCTGGAAATGG TGCTGCAGTTCGGCTTCATCACCATCTTCGTGGCGGCGTTCCCGCTGGCTCCGCTGTTCGCTCTACTCAACAACTGGGTCGAGATCCGACTCGACGCGCAGAAGTTCGTCTGCGAGACGCGGCGCTGCGTGCCCGAGCGCGCCCAGAACATTGGCATATGGTTCTCCATCCTGGAGTTCCTCGCAAAGGCGGCTGTCATCAGCAAC GCATTCTTGATCGCGTTCACCTCGGACTTCCTGACGAGGACGATGTACCGGTACGAGTTCGACTGGGACCTCAAGGGCTACATCAACTTCACGCTGGCGCACGCACCCAACGGCTCGCTATCGCTGCCCTGCAG GTACCGCGACCTAAGAGACGAGAAAGGCAACTGGACTTTTTTCCACTGGAAGCTGCTCGCTGTACGGCTAGCCTTCGTCATTATATTTGAG CACGTGGTGTTCTGCGTGTGCCGGCTCATCGACCTGGTGGTGCCGGACATCCCGAACCAGCTGGAGCTGAAGATCAAGCGCGAGCGGTACCTGGCCAAGCAGGCGCTCGCCGACTCGGAGACCATCATGAAG
- the LOC144121293 gene encoding anoctamin-7-like isoform X5, producing MPRLGHYSEKYELNGGGSEQPQASYGSFRRDEQGALLSHDHLNTADDELESQASDHGLVMGPVPNQAPLFFRDGKRRIDYVLVYEDSEGARLGKHDEWRSTFMANLRQAGLDMEEELVEGESKSTHFIKLSVPWPVLLRYAEELCLRAPLQAHPNPSVNWSAGVLAALRIPNIMEAEVPNKPLDYYTCTFKRSKLDRFLGSDNQDEYFTVTQRVCVAYEILQTARYGARRKAQIGIDRLIEEGVYTAAFPLHEGDYRKPSGNVPPNLWNRRQVLYEFWARWSCWYKYQPLDHIREYFGEKIGIYFAWLGFYTGWLLPAAAVGFLVFLYGIFTIGNDGPTNEICNSDQKYRMCPRCDEKYGCDYWYISDNCIFTKITYLFDHPGTVFYAIFVSFWAVTFLEYWKRKSASLAHHWDCMDFEEEEERPRPEFAARASHVERNPITGAKEPAFPARVRKQRIAAGVAILLLMIALVLVFMVSVIVYRVLVSIPLFRSQSFKGLASVIASSSGAFVNLIFIMILGKVYERLAYRLTQWEMHRTQTDFDNNLTLKVFLFQFVNFYSSIFYIAFFKGRFVGYPGKYGHLLGLRNEECSGSDCLSELAQQLAVIMVGKQMINNAQEILVPKVKAWWHRHKTKMVYRESLTRWEQDYQLIQNEGLFQEYLEMVLQFGFITIFVAAFPLAPLFALLNNWVEIRLDAQKFVCETRRCVPERAQNIGIWFSILEFLAKAAVISNAFLIAFTSDFLTRTMYRYEFDWDLKGYINFTLAHAPNGSLSLPCRYRDLRDEKGNWTFFHWKLLAVRLAFVIIFEHVVFCVCRLIDLVVPDIPNQLELKIKRERYLAKQALADSETIMKVAQRKDDDDDEEAEPPAV from the exons AACACCGCCGACGACGAGCTGGAGTCGCAGGCCAGCGACCATGGGCTCGTGATGGGGCCCGTCCCGAACCAGGCGCCGCTATTCTTCCGAGACGGCAAGCGCCGCATAG ACTACGTGCTGGTGTACGAGGACAGCGAAGGAGCGCGGCTGGGAAAGCACGATGAGTGGCGGTCCACATTCATGGCCAACCTGCGGCAGGCCGGACTGGACATGGAGGAG GAGCTGGTGGAGGGCGAAAGCAAGTCTACCCACTTCATCAAGCTGTCGGTGCCGTGGCCCGTGCTGCTGCGGTATGCCGAGGAGCTATGCCTCCGCGCCCCGCTTCAG GCGCACCCCAACCCCAGCGTTAACTGGTCGGCGGGAGTGCTGGCGGCTTTGCGCATCCCAAACATCATGGAGGCCGAGGTGCCCAACAAGCCGCTGGACTACTACACATGCACCTTCAAGCGGTCCAAACTCGACAG GTTCCTGGGCAGCGACAATCAGGACGAGTACTTTACGGTGACGCAACGCGTGTGCGTCGCCTACGAGATCCTGCAGACGGCGCGCTACGGGGCTCGCCGCAAGGCGCAGATCGGCATCGACAGACTCATCGAGGAGGGCGTCTACACGGCCGCGTTTCCCTTGCACGAG GGCGATTACCGGAAGCCCTCGGGAAACGTGCCTCCAAACTTGTGGAACCGGCGCCAGGTGCTGTACGAGTTCTGGGCGCGCTGGTCGTGCTGGTACAAGTACCAGCCCCTGGACCACATCCGGGAGTACTTCGGCGAGAAGATCGGCATCTACTTCGCCTGGCTCG GATTCTACACCGGCTGGCTGCTACCGGCTGCCGCTGTCGGTTTTCTCGTGTTTCTCTACGGCATCTTCACCATTGGCAACGATGGCCCCAC GAACGAAATCTGCAACAGCGACCAAAAGTACCGCATGTGCCCTCGCTGCGACGAGAAGTACGGCTGCGACTACTGGTACATCAGCGACAACTGCATCTTCACCAAGATCACCTACCTCTTCGACCACCCGGGCACCGTGTTCTACGCAATATTCGtctccttctggg CTGTAACGTTCTTGGAGTACTGGAAACGCAAATCAGCCAGCCTGGCCCATCACTGGGATTGCATGGACTTTGAGGAGGAAGAA GAACGACCCCGGCCCGAGTTCGCGGCCAGGGCGTCCCACGTGGAACGCAACCCAATCACGGGTGCCAAGGAGCCCGCCTTCCCAGCCCGCGTCCGCAAGCAAAGGATCGCAGCTGGTGTCGCCATCTTGCTCCTTATG ATCGCGCTGGTGCTGGTGTTCATGGTATCAGTAATCGTGTATCGAGTTCTGGTGTCGATCCCCCTGTTCCGGAGTCAGTCGTTCAAGGGGCTCGCATCGGTCATCGCAAGCAGCTCGGGCGCATTCGTCAACCTCATTTTCATCATGATCCTCGGAAAGGTCTACGAGCGCCTCGCATATCGACTCACCCAATGGG AGATGCACCGCACGCAGACAGACTTCGACAACAACCTCACCCTCAAAGTGTTCCTCTTCCAGTTTGTCAATTTCTACTCGTCCATTTTCTACATCGCCTTCTTCAAGGGCAG GTTCGTTGGTTACCCGGGAAAGTATGGGCACCTTCTTGGCTTACGGAATGAAGAG TGCAGTGGAAGCGACTGCCTGTCGGAGCTGGCCCAACAGCTGGCCGTCATAATGGTGGGCAAGCAAATGATCAACAACGCCCAAGAGATCCTCGTTCC AAAAGTGAAGGCATGGTGGCATCGTCACAAGACCAAGATGGTGTACCGTGAGTCGCTAACGCGCTGGGAGCAGGACTACCAGCTCATCCAGAACGAGGGTCTGTTCCAGGAGTACCTGGAAATGG TGCTGCAGTTCGGCTTCATCACCATCTTCGTGGCGGCGTTCCCGCTGGCTCCGCTGTTCGCTCTACTCAACAACTGGGTCGAGATCCGACTCGACGCGCAGAAGTTCGTCTGCGAGACGCGGCGCTGCGTGCCCGAGCGCGCCCAGAACATTGGCATATGGTTCTCCATCCTGGAGTTCCTCGCAAAGGCGGCTGTCATCAGCAAC GCATTCTTGATCGCGTTCACCTCGGACTTCCTGACGAGGACGATGTACCGGTACGAGTTCGACTGGGACCTCAAGGGCTACATCAACTTCACGCTGGCGCACGCACCCAACGGCTCGCTATCGCTGCCCTGCAG GTACCGCGACCTAAGAGACGAGAAAGGCAACTGGACTTTTTTCCACTGGAAGCTGCTCGCTGTACGGCTAGCCTTCGTCATTATATTTGAG CACGTGGTGTTCTGCGTGTGCCGGCTCATCGACCTGGTGGTGCCGGACATCCCGAACCAGCTGGAGCTGAAGATCAAGCGCGAGCGGTACCTGGCCAAGCAGGCGCTCGCCGACTCGGAGACCATCATGAAG
- the LOC144121293 gene encoding anoctamin-7-like isoform X3 — protein sequence MPRLGHYSEKYELNGGGSEQPQASYGSFRRDEQGALLSHDHLNTADDELESQASDHGLVMGPVPNQAPLFFRDGKRRIDYVLVYEDSEGARLGKHDEWRSTFMANLRQAGLDMEEELVEGESKSTHFIKLSVPWPVLLRYAEELCLRAPLQAHPNPSVNWSAGVLAALRIPNIMEAEVPNKPLDYYTCTFKRSKLDRNTDSAKEGKGRRKALAFLGSDNQDEYFTVTQRVCVAYEILQTARYGARRKAQIGIDRLIEEGVYTAAFPLHEGDYRKPSGNVPPNLWNRRQVLYEFWARWSCWYKYQPLDHIREYFGEKIGIYFAWLGFYTGWLLPAAAVGFLVFLYGIFTIGNDGPTNEICNSDQKYRMCPRCDEKYGCDYWYISDNCIFTKITYLFDHPGTVFYAIFVSFWAVTFLEYWKRKSASLAHHWDCMDFEEEEERPRPEFAARASHVERNPITGAKEPAFPARVRKQRIAAGVAILLLMIALVLVFMVSVIVYRVLVSIPLFRSQSFKGLASVIASSSGAFVNLIFIMILGKVYERLAYRLTQWEMHRTQTDFDNNLTLKVFLFQFVNFYSSIFYIAFFKGRFVGYPGKYGHLLGLRNEECSGSDCLSELAQQLAVIMVGKQMINNAQEILVPKVKAWWHRHKTKMVYRESLTRWEQDYQLIQNEGLFQEYLEMVLQFGFITIFVAAFPLAPLFALLNNWVEIRLDAQKFVCETRRCVPERAQNIGIWFSILEFLAKAAVISNAFLIAFTSDFLTRTMYRYEFDWDLKGYINFTLAHAPNGSLSLPCRYRDLRDEKGNWTFFHWKLLAVRLAFVIIFEHVVFCVCRLIDLVVPDIPNQLELKIKRERYLAKQALADSETIMKVAQRKDDDDDEEAEPPAV from the exons AACACCGCCGACGACGAGCTGGAGTCGCAGGCCAGCGACCATGGGCTCGTGATGGGGCCCGTCCCGAACCAGGCGCCGCTATTCTTCCGAGACGGCAAGCGCCGCATAG ACTACGTGCTGGTGTACGAGGACAGCGAAGGAGCGCGGCTGGGAAAGCACGATGAGTGGCGGTCCACATTCATGGCCAACCTGCGGCAGGCCGGACTGGACATGGAGGAG GAGCTGGTGGAGGGCGAAAGCAAGTCTACCCACTTCATCAAGCTGTCGGTGCCGTGGCCCGTGCTGCTGCGGTATGCCGAGGAGCTATGCCTCCGCGCCCCGCTTCAG GCGCACCCCAACCCCAGCGTTAACTGGTCGGCGGGAGTGCTGGCGGCTTTGCGCATCCCAAACATCATGGAGGCCGAGGTGCCCAACAAGCCGCTGGACTACTACACATGCACCTTCAAGCGGTCCAAACTCGACAG GAATACGGACAGCGCGAAGGAGGGCAAAGGACGAAGAAAAGCACTAGC GTTCCTGGGCAGCGACAATCAGGACGAGTACTTTACGGTGACGCAACGCGTGTGCGTCGCCTACGAGATCCTGCAGACGGCGCGCTACGGGGCTCGCCGCAAGGCGCAGATCGGCATCGACAGACTCATCGAGGAGGGCGTCTACACGGCCGCGTTTCCCTTGCACGAG GGCGATTACCGGAAGCCCTCGGGAAACGTGCCTCCAAACTTGTGGAACCGGCGCCAGGTGCTGTACGAGTTCTGGGCGCGCTGGTCGTGCTGGTACAAGTACCAGCCCCTGGACCACATCCGGGAGTACTTCGGCGAGAAGATCGGCATCTACTTCGCCTGGCTCG GATTCTACACCGGCTGGCTGCTACCGGCTGCCGCTGTCGGTTTTCTCGTGTTTCTCTACGGCATCTTCACCATTGGCAACGATGGCCCCAC GAACGAAATCTGCAACAGCGACCAAAAGTACCGCATGTGCCCTCGCTGCGACGAGAAGTACGGCTGCGACTACTGGTACATCAGCGACAACTGCATCTTCACCAAGATCACCTACCTCTTCGACCACCCGGGCACCGTGTTCTACGCAATATTCGtctccttctggg CTGTAACGTTCTTGGAGTACTGGAAACGCAAATCAGCCAGCCTGGCCCATCACTGGGATTGCATGGACTTTGAGGAGGAAGAA GAACGACCCCGGCCCGAGTTCGCGGCCAGGGCGTCCCACGTGGAACGCAACCCAATCACGGGTGCCAAGGAGCCCGCCTTCCCAGCCCGCGTCCGCAAGCAAAGGATCGCAGCTGGTGTCGCCATCTTGCTCCTTATG ATCGCGCTGGTGCTGGTGTTCATGGTATCAGTAATCGTGTATCGAGTTCTGGTGTCGATCCCCCTGTTCCGGAGTCAGTCGTTCAAGGGGCTCGCATCGGTCATCGCAAGCAGCTCGGGCGCATTCGTCAACCTCATTTTCATCATGATCCTCGGAAAGGTCTACGAGCGCCTCGCATATCGACTCACCCAATGGG AGATGCACCGCACGCAGACAGACTTCGACAACAACCTCACCCTCAAAGTGTTCCTCTTCCAGTTTGTCAATTTCTACTCGTCCATTTTCTACATCGCCTTCTTCAAGGGCAG GTTCGTTGGTTACCCGGGAAAGTATGGGCACCTTCTTGGCTTACGGAATGAAGAG TGCAGTGGAAGCGACTGCCTGTCGGAGCTGGCCCAACAGCTGGCCGTCATAATGGTGGGCAAGCAAATGATCAACAACGCCCAAGAGATCCTCGTTCC AAAAGTGAAGGCATGGTGGCATCGTCACAAGACCAAGATGGTGTACCGTGAGTCGCTAACGCGCTGGGAGCAGGACTACCAGCTCATCCAGAACGAGGGTCTGTTCCAGGAGTACCTGGAAATGG TGCTGCAGTTCGGCTTCATCACCATCTTCGTGGCGGCGTTCCCGCTGGCTCCGCTGTTCGCTCTACTCAACAACTGGGTCGAGATCCGACTCGACGCGCAGAAGTTCGTCTGCGAGACGCGGCGCTGCGTGCCCGAGCGCGCCCAGAACATTGGCATATGGTTCTCCATCCTGGAGTTCCTCGCAAAGGCGGCTGTCATCAGCAAC GCATTCTTGATCGCGTTCACCTCGGACTTCCTGACGAGGACGATGTACCGGTACGAGTTCGACTGGGACCTCAAGGGCTACATCAACTTCACGCTGGCGCACGCACCCAACGGCTCGCTATCGCTGCCCTGCAG GTACCGCGACCTAAGAGACGAGAAAGGCAACTGGACTTTTTTCCACTGGAAGCTGCTCGCTGTACGGCTAGCCTTCGTCATTATATTTGAG CACGTGGTGTTCTGCGTGTGCCGGCTCATCGACCTGGTGGTGCCGGACATCCCGAACCAGCTGGAGCTGAAGATCAAGCGCGAGCGGTACCTGGCCAAGCAGGCGCTCGCCGACTCGGAGACCATCATGAAG
- the LOC144121293 gene encoding anoctamin-7-like isoform X9 → MRLSGGRPRAQNTADDELESQASDHGLVMGPVPNQAPLFFRDGKRRIDYVLVYEDSEGARLGKHDEWRSTFMANLRQAGLDMEEELVEGESKSTHFIKLSVPWPVLLRYAEELCLRAPLQAHPNPSVNWSAGVLAALRIPNIMEAEVPNKPLDYYTCTFKRSKLDRFLGSDNQDEYFTVTQRVCVAYEILQTARYGARRKAQIGIDRLIEEGVYTAAFPLHEGDYRKPSGNVPPNLWNRRQVLYEFWARWSCWYKYQPLDHIREYFGEKIGIYFAWLGFYTGWLLPAAAVGFLVFLYGIFTIGNDGPTNEICNSDQKYRMCPRCDEKYGCDYWYISDNCIFTKITYLFDHPGTVFYAIFVSFWAVTFLEYWKRKSASLAHHWDCMDFEEEEERPRPEFAARASHVERNPITGAKEPAFPARVRKQRIAAGVAILLLMIALVLVFMVSVIVYRVLVSIPLFRSQSFKGLASVIASSSGAFVNLIFIMILGKVYERLAYRLTQWEMHRTQTDFDNNLTLKVFLFQFVNFYSSIFYIAFFKGRFVGYPGKYGHLLGLRNEECSGSDCLSELAQQLAVIMVGKQMINNAQEILVPKVKAWWHRHKTKMVYRESLTRWEQDYQLIQNEGLFQEYLEMVLQFGFITIFVAAFPLAPLFALLNNWVEIRLDAQKFVCETRRCVPERAQNIGIWFSILEFLAKAAVISNAFLIAFTSDFLTRTMYRYEFDWDLKGYINFTLAHAPNGSLSLPCRYRDLRDEKGNWTFFHWKLLAVRLAFVIIFEHVVFCVCRLIDLVVPDIPNQLELKIKRERYLAKQALADSETIMKVAQRKDDDDDEEAEPPAV, encoded by the exons AGGCTGAGCGGAGGCCGACCTCGTGCGCAGAACACCGCCGACGACGAGCTGGAGTCGCAGGCCAGCGACCATGGGCTCGTGATGGGGCCCGTCCCGAACCAGGCGCCGCTATTCTTCCGAGACGGCAAGCGCCGCATAG ACTACGTGCTGGTGTACGAGGACAGCGAAGGAGCGCGGCTGGGAAAGCACGATGAGTGGCGGTCCACATTCATGGCCAACCTGCGGCAGGCCGGACTGGACATGGAGGAG GAGCTGGTGGAGGGCGAAAGCAAGTCTACCCACTTCATCAAGCTGTCGGTGCCGTGGCCCGTGCTGCTGCGGTATGCCGAGGAGCTATGCCTCCGCGCCCCGCTTCAG GCGCACCCCAACCCCAGCGTTAACTGGTCGGCGGGAGTGCTGGCGGCTTTGCGCATCCCAAACATCATGGAGGCCGAGGTGCCCAACAAGCCGCTGGACTACTACACATGCACCTTCAAGCGGTCCAAACTCGACAG GTTCCTGGGCAGCGACAATCAGGACGAGTACTTTACGGTGACGCAACGCGTGTGCGTCGCCTACGAGATCCTGCAGACGGCGCGCTACGGGGCTCGCCGCAAGGCGCAGATCGGCATCGACAGACTCATCGAGGAGGGCGTCTACACGGCCGCGTTTCCCTTGCACGAG GGCGATTACCGGAAGCCCTCGGGAAACGTGCCTCCAAACTTGTGGAACCGGCGCCAGGTGCTGTACGAGTTCTGGGCGCGCTGGTCGTGCTGGTACAAGTACCAGCCCCTGGACCACATCCGGGAGTACTTCGGCGAGAAGATCGGCATCTACTTCGCCTGGCTCG GATTCTACACCGGCTGGCTGCTACCGGCTGCCGCTGTCGGTTTTCTCGTGTTTCTCTACGGCATCTTCACCATTGGCAACGATGGCCCCAC GAACGAAATCTGCAACAGCGACCAAAAGTACCGCATGTGCCCTCGCTGCGACGAGAAGTACGGCTGCGACTACTGGTACATCAGCGACAACTGCATCTTCACCAAGATCACCTACCTCTTCGACCACCCGGGCACCGTGTTCTACGCAATATTCGtctccttctggg CTGTAACGTTCTTGGAGTACTGGAAACGCAAATCAGCCAGCCTGGCCCATCACTGGGATTGCATGGACTTTGAGGAGGAAGAA GAACGACCCCGGCCCGAGTTCGCGGCCAGGGCGTCCCACGTGGAACGCAACCCAATCACGGGTGCCAAGGAGCCCGCCTTCCCAGCCCGCGTCCGCAAGCAAAGGATCGCAGCTGGTGTCGCCATCTTGCTCCTTATG ATCGCGCTGGTGCTGGTGTTCATGGTATCAGTAATCGTGTATCGAGTTCTGGTGTCGATCCCCCTGTTCCGGAGTCAGTCGTTCAAGGGGCTCGCATCGGTCATCGCAAGCAGCTCGGGCGCATTCGTCAACCTCATTTTCATCATGATCCTCGGAAAGGTCTACGAGCGCCTCGCATATCGACTCACCCAATGGG AGATGCACCGCACGCAGACAGACTTCGACAACAACCTCACCCTCAAAGTGTTCCTCTTCCAGTTTGTCAATTTCTACTCGTCCATTTTCTACATCGCCTTCTTCAAGGGCAG GTTCGTTGGTTACCCGGGAAAGTATGGGCACCTTCTTGGCTTACGGAATGAAGAG TGCAGTGGAAGCGACTGCCTGTCGGAGCTGGCCCAACAGCTGGCCGTCATAATGGTGGGCAAGCAAATGATCAACAACGCCCAAGAGATCCTCGTTCC AAAAGTGAAGGCATGGTGGCATCGTCACAAGACCAAGATGGTGTACCGTGAGTCGCTAACGCGCTGGGAGCAGGACTACCAGCTCATCCAGAACGAGGGTCTGTTCCAGGAGTACCTGGAAATGG TGCTGCAGTTCGGCTTCATCACCATCTTCGTGGCGGCGTTCCCGCTGGCTCCGCTGTTCGCTCTACTCAACAACTGGGTCGAGATCCGACTCGACGCGCAGAAGTTCGTCTGCGAGACGCGGCGCTGCGTGCCCGAGCGCGCCCAGAACATTGGCATATGGTTCTCCATCCTGGAGTTCCTCGCAAAGGCGGCTGTCATCAGCAAC GCATTCTTGATCGCGTTCACCTCGGACTTCCTGACGAGGACGATGTACCGGTACGAGTTCGACTGGGACCTCAAGGGCTACATCAACTTCACGCTGGCGCACGCACCCAACGGCTCGCTATCGCTGCCCTGCAG GTACCGCGACCTAAGAGACGAGAAAGGCAACTGGACTTTTTTCCACTGGAAGCTGCTCGCTGTACGGCTAGCCTTCGTCATTATATTTGAG CACGTGGTGTTCTGCGTGTGCCGGCTCATCGACCTGGTGGTGCCGGACATCCCGAACCAGCTGGAGCTGAAGATCAAGCGCGAGCGGTACCTGGCCAAGCAGGCGCTCGCCGACTCGGAGACCATCATGAAG